One region of Asterias rubens unplaced genomic scaffold, eAstRub1.3, whole genome shotgun sequence genomic DNA includes:
- the LOC117305838 gene encoding short transient receptor potential channel 4-like isoform X1 gives MTDEAPVITEKPLYLRTIPHHNRGHGHGHGGHGARRMSVSHPTMEMDIGPGRFDSMEKLFLAAAENGDKKAIMYALEKAPDLNINCFDKDGRSALVIAIQNGNSDIIKVLLEHSVQLGDALLRAVDEQFTNAAQMICEYIKQKNIPEFLNCRALNGDFHPDITPIVLASHHNNYDIIKILLEYGARIEDPEYYAFSTQTQTLQHSLGMLNIYRALASQAYISLTSADPIHTAFEMCVKLRKLSMKNPEFSEQFQELAGQCEQFAADILGHIRNHKEQTCILYHDPYLWGAYVEGNGVGPYKVKIAIHYEQRKFVAHPHCQQRLTQLWYEGLPRWYDTNWLSSSIFSVLVAVFFPILSILYIIYPWGKIGSFMRVPHVQFVCHTSSGLFFLLLLGLQSSRLTDDIGELVNMDTRMDRPTFTEWLVISWVVGLTWAEIKELWYYGSRYLKDRWNILDFLTLSLYWASIALRVVVYVQAETRKTEQMAHATEIPFSTMMNYNYSFPPDDEDSTSTPSGEMPYNTTLGTDITTTGEPVNLERLYQSILTISSKIEDLKADRDQNDEEVEERLVMLNVMVENMNKTMAEFIESQQDVEDIGGSSRPGANPQRRRGGSGAGGGSIFSLTEYMNTNSSGRVNWDSFDPMLISEGLFAIAKVLSFLRPISLTVMNRHVGPMQISLGGMMFDITKFMLIFCFVLFAFSLGMNQLYGYYATIKHKMCTNEDELSCRMYFSTLPETMGTLFWALFGLPDLDILDLRHANHTFTEGVGTGLYAVYHIIAIVVLMNVLIAMMSNTYTRIEEDAEIQWKFSRSKLWMTYFEGRGTIPPPFNVVPTPKTFGYICKWIWDRLHGAQSRQEKKERNKAFMEEREKQYRDIMGKLVRRYIFDAKRDDEEGNQEQWVNRIKQDISGFKYEMFEALSGMDSKMQDMETRIASGPPDTTVGTEMFQKMHDFVKKPLSRPDSMESVKSGCEELCAAASQDLLDSRNSHLNTSPVYDTGELEGPSSKNRYKPKSPSLPANIASYMYPPEWEKYEPIRFIDEDPEVPLLGSPRNSISSKKRGSSRRRRRHSATHLNHIGSVSRNNKDVVENMLESATKV, from the exons acaTAATCAAGGTGCTTCTGGAACACAGTGTACAACTTGGGGACGCCCTCTTGCGAGCAGTTGATGAACAGTTTACCAATGCTGCACAGATGATCTGCGAATACATCAAGCAGAAAAATATCCCG GAATTCCTCAACTGTCGAGCGTTGAACGGCGACTTCCATCCGGACATCACGCCCATCGTGCTTGCCTCCCACCATAACAACTACGACATCATCAAGATCCTTCTAGAGTACGGAGCACGGATTGAAGATCCGGAATACTATGCCTTCAGCACTCAGACCCAGACCCTCCAGCACTCACTAGGCATGTTGAATATCTACCGAGCTCTGGCCAGCCAAGCCTATATATCACTGACAAGTGCCGATCCGATCCACACGGCATTCGAGATGTGCGTTAAACTACGGAAGCTTTCGATGAAGAATCCGGAATTCTCGGAGCAGTTCCAGGAGTTGGCTGGCCAGTGTGAGCAATTCGCGGCTGATATTCTGGGTCACATTCGGAACCACAAGGAGCAGACTTGTATTTTATACCACGATCCTTACCTCTGGGGAGCGTACGTCGAGGGAAATGGAGTCGGACCATATAAGGTCAAGATTGCTATCCATTATGAACAGAGAAAG TTTGTTGCACATCCCCACTGCCAGCAGAGGCTTACTCAGCTGTGGTACGAAGGTCTCCCAAGATGGTACGACACCAACTGGCTTTCCTCCTCCATCTTCTCCGTGCTCGTTGCCGTCTTCTTTCCGATACTTAGCATCCTGTACATCATCTACCCCTGGGGCAAGATCGGAAGCTTCATGAGAGTGCCCCATGTTCAGTTTGTGTGCCATACATCATCGGGTCTGTTTTTCCTCCTACTGCTTGGTCTTCAGTCGTCCAGATTGACGGATGATATTGGGGAGTTAGTCAACATGGACACTCGGATGGATAGACCCACTTTTACGGAATGGCTCGTCATCTCTTGGGTTGTTG GTTTAACTTGGGCCGAGATAAAAGAACTATGGTACTATGGTTCAAGATATCTCAAAGACCGGTGGAATATACTGGATTTCCTGACCCTCTCTCTCTATTGGGCCTCAATCGCTCTGAGGGTGGTAGTGTACGTACAG GCTGAGACCAGGAAGACTGAACAAATGGCACATGCCACCGAGATACCCTTTTCCACAATGATGAACTATAACTATAGCTTTCCACCTGACGATGAAGACTCCACTAGCACACCCAGTGGCGAGATGCCTTACAATACAACCCTCGGTACCGACATCACCACCACTGGAGAACCCGTGAACTTGGAGCGTCTCTATCAATCCATCTTGACCATCTCGTCTAAGATTGAAGATCTGAAAGCTGATCGTGATCAAAACGACGAGGAGGTTGAGGAGAGATTGGTCATGCTCAATGTGATGGTCGAAAACATGAACAAGACAATGGCGGAGTTTATCGAAAGCCAACAGGACGTAGAGGACATTGGGGGAAGCTCGAGGCCTGGGGCTAACCCGCAACGACGGAGGGGCGGTTCAGGGGCCGGTGGCGGCAGCATTTTCTCCCTAACAGAATATATGAACACCAACAGTTCTGGCAGGGTTAATTGGGACTCATTCGATCCTATGCTGATCTCTGAAGGGCTGTTTGCAATAGCTAAAGTACTGAGCTTCCTGCGGCCCATTAGTCTCACAGTGATGAATCGCCACGTTGGGCCAATGCAAATATCACTCGGTGGTATGATGTTTGATATCACCAAATTCATGCTCATTTTCTGCTTTGTCCTATTCGCCTTTTCTCTTGGTATGAATCAACTTTACGGGTATTACGCCACCATTAaacacaaaatgtgtacaaatgaGGATGAACTGTCTTGTCGGATGTATTTTAGCAC TCTTCCAGAAACAATGGGGACTTTGTTTTGGGCGCTTTTTGGTCTTCCTGATCTGGACATCCTGGACCTGAGGCATGCGAACCATACTTTTACAGAGGGTGTGGGTACGGGACTATACGCTGTCTATCACATAATTGCCATTGTGGTCCTGATGAATGTACTCATTGCTATGATGAGCAACACGTATACTCGCATTGAG GAAGATGCTGAGATACAATGGAAATTCTCAAGATCTAAATTGTGGATGACGTATTTTGAGGGTCGAGGAACCATACCACCCCCATTTAACGTCGTCCCTACACCCAAGACGTTTGGGTACATCTGTAAGTGGATCTGGGACAGGTTACACGGAGCACAGTCTCGACAGGAGAAGAAG gaGAGGAACAAAGCGTTTATGGAGGAAAGAGAAAAGCAATATAGG GACATCATGGGTAAGCTGGTTAGGCGGTACATCTTCGATGCCAAGAGGGATGACGAAGAAGGAAACCAAGAGCAATGGGTCAACCGCATCAAGCAAGACATCTCAGGCTTCAAGTATGAGATGTTCGAGGCCCTCTCAGGAATGGACTCTAAGATGCAAGACATGGAGACGAGGATAGCTAGCGGACCACCAGATACAACCGTCGGTACAGAGATGTTCCAAAAGATGCACGACTTCGTCAAGAAACCCCTTTCACGACCGGACAGTATGGAATCTGTCAAATCAGGGTGCGAGGAACTTTGTGCTGCCGCTTCTCAGGATTTGTTAGATTCTAGAAACTCACATCTTAACACATCACCAGTGTATGATACTGGCGAGTTGGAGGGACCTTCATCTAAGAACCGATACAAGCCCAAGTCGCCATCATTACCAGCCAATATTGCCTCGTACATGTACCCCCCAGAGTGGGAGAAGTATGAACCTATTCGCTTTATTGATGAGGATCCGGAAGTGCCACTATTGGGGAGTCCAAGAAACAGCATCAGCAGTAAAAAGAGGGGAAGCAGTAGGCGAAGACGAAGGCATAGTGCCACACATTTAAATCACATAGGAAGTGTTTCACGCAATAATAAAGACGTTGTTGAAAACATGCTGGAAAGCGCCACCAAGGTCTGA
- the LOC117305838 gene encoding short transient receptor potential channel 4-like isoform X2 translates to MEMDIGPGRFDSMEKLFLAAAENGDKKAIMYALEKAPDLNINCFDKDGRSALVIAIQNGNSDIIKVLLEHSVQLGDALLRAVDEQFTNAAQMICEYIKQKNIPEFLNCRALNGDFHPDITPIVLASHHNNYDIIKILLEYGARIEDPEYYAFSTQTQTLQHSLGMLNIYRALASQAYISLTSADPIHTAFEMCVKLRKLSMKNPEFSEQFQELAGQCEQFAADILGHIRNHKEQTCILYHDPYLWGAYVEGNGVGPYKVKIAIHYEQRKFVAHPHCQQRLTQLWYEGLPRWYDTNWLSSSIFSVLVAVFFPILSILYIIYPWGKIGSFMRVPHVQFVCHTSSGLFFLLLLGLQSSRLTDDIGELVNMDTRMDRPTFTEWLVISWVVGLTWAEIKELWYYGSRYLKDRWNILDFLTLSLYWASIALRVVVYVQAETRKTEQMAHATEIPFSTMMNYNYSFPPDDEDSTSTPSGEMPYNTTLGTDITTTGEPVNLERLYQSILTISSKIEDLKADRDQNDEEVEERLVMLNVMVENMNKTMAEFIESQQDVEDIGGSSRPGANPQRRRGGSGAGGGSIFSLTEYMNTNSSGRVNWDSFDPMLISEGLFAIAKVLSFLRPISLTVMNRHVGPMQISLGGMMFDITKFMLIFCFVLFAFSLGMNQLYGYYATIKHKMCTNEDELSCRMYFSTLPETMGTLFWALFGLPDLDILDLRHANHTFTEGVGTGLYAVYHIIAIVVLMNVLIAMMSNTYTRIEEDAEIQWKFSRSKLWMTYFEGRGTIPPPFNVVPTPKTFGYICKWIWDRLHGAQSRQEKKERNKAFMEEREKQYRDIMGKLVRRYIFDAKRDDEEGNQEQWVNRIKQDISGFKYEMFEALSGMDSKMQDMETRIASGPPDTTVGTEMFQKMHDFVKKPLSRPDSMESVKSGCEELCAAASQDLLDSRNSHLNTSPVYDTGELEGPSSKNRYKPKSPSLPANIASYMYPPEWEKYEPIRFIDEDPEVPLLGSPRNSISSKKRGSSRRRRRHSATHLNHIGSVSRNNKDVVENMLESATKV, encoded by the exons acaTAATCAAGGTGCTTCTGGAACACAGTGTACAACTTGGGGACGCCCTCTTGCGAGCAGTTGATGAACAGTTTACCAATGCTGCACAGATGATCTGCGAATACATCAAGCAGAAAAATATCCCG GAATTCCTCAACTGTCGAGCGTTGAACGGCGACTTCCATCCGGACATCACGCCCATCGTGCTTGCCTCCCACCATAACAACTACGACATCATCAAGATCCTTCTAGAGTACGGAGCACGGATTGAAGATCCGGAATACTATGCCTTCAGCACTCAGACCCAGACCCTCCAGCACTCACTAGGCATGTTGAATATCTACCGAGCTCTGGCCAGCCAAGCCTATATATCACTGACAAGTGCCGATCCGATCCACACGGCATTCGAGATGTGCGTTAAACTACGGAAGCTTTCGATGAAGAATCCGGAATTCTCGGAGCAGTTCCAGGAGTTGGCTGGCCAGTGTGAGCAATTCGCGGCTGATATTCTGGGTCACATTCGGAACCACAAGGAGCAGACTTGTATTTTATACCACGATCCTTACCTCTGGGGAGCGTACGTCGAGGGAAATGGAGTCGGACCATATAAGGTCAAGATTGCTATCCATTATGAACAGAGAAAG TTTGTTGCACATCCCCACTGCCAGCAGAGGCTTACTCAGCTGTGGTACGAAGGTCTCCCAAGATGGTACGACACCAACTGGCTTTCCTCCTCCATCTTCTCCGTGCTCGTTGCCGTCTTCTTTCCGATACTTAGCATCCTGTACATCATCTACCCCTGGGGCAAGATCGGAAGCTTCATGAGAGTGCCCCATGTTCAGTTTGTGTGCCATACATCATCGGGTCTGTTTTTCCTCCTACTGCTTGGTCTTCAGTCGTCCAGATTGACGGATGATATTGGGGAGTTAGTCAACATGGACACTCGGATGGATAGACCCACTTTTACGGAATGGCTCGTCATCTCTTGGGTTGTTG GTTTAACTTGGGCCGAGATAAAAGAACTATGGTACTATGGTTCAAGATATCTCAAAGACCGGTGGAATATACTGGATTTCCTGACCCTCTCTCTCTATTGGGCCTCAATCGCTCTGAGGGTGGTAGTGTACGTACAG GCTGAGACCAGGAAGACTGAACAAATGGCACATGCCACCGAGATACCCTTTTCCACAATGATGAACTATAACTATAGCTTTCCACCTGACGATGAAGACTCCACTAGCACACCCAGTGGCGAGATGCCTTACAATACAACCCTCGGTACCGACATCACCACCACTGGAGAACCCGTGAACTTGGAGCGTCTCTATCAATCCATCTTGACCATCTCGTCTAAGATTGAAGATCTGAAAGCTGATCGTGATCAAAACGACGAGGAGGTTGAGGAGAGATTGGTCATGCTCAATGTGATGGTCGAAAACATGAACAAGACAATGGCGGAGTTTATCGAAAGCCAACAGGACGTAGAGGACATTGGGGGAAGCTCGAGGCCTGGGGCTAACCCGCAACGACGGAGGGGCGGTTCAGGGGCCGGTGGCGGCAGCATTTTCTCCCTAACAGAATATATGAACACCAACAGTTCTGGCAGGGTTAATTGGGACTCATTCGATCCTATGCTGATCTCTGAAGGGCTGTTTGCAATAGCTAAAGTACTGAGCTTCCTGCGGCCCATTAGTCTCACAGTGATGAATCGCCACGTTGGGCCAATGCAAATATCACTCGGTGGTATGATGTTTGATATCACCAAATTCATGCTCATTTTCTGCTTTGTCCTATTCGCCTTTTCTCTTGGTATGAATCAACTTTACGGGTATTACGCCACCATTAaacacaaaatgtgtacaaatgaGGATGAACTGTCTTGTCGGATGTATTTTAGCAC TCTTCCAGAAACAATGGGGACTTTGTTTTGGGCGCTTTTTGGTCTTCCTGATCTGGACATCCTGGACCTGAGGCATGCGAACCATACTTTTACAGAGGGTGTGGGTACGGGACTATACGCTGTCTATCACATAATTGCCATTGTGGTCCTGATGAATGTACTCATTGCTATGATGAGCAACACGTATACTCGCATTGAG GAAGATGCTGAGATACAATGGAAATTCTCAAGATCTAAATTGTGGATGACGTATTTTGAGGGTCGAGGAACCATACCACCCCCATTTAACGTCGTCCCTACACCCAAGACGTTTGGGTACATCTGTAAGTGGATCTGGGACAGGTTACACGGAGCACAGTCTCGACAGGAGAAGAAG gaGAGGAACAAAGCGTTTATGGAGGAAAGAGAAAAGCAATATAGG GACATCATGGGTAAGCTGGTTAGGCGGTACATCTTCGATGCCAAGAGGGATGACGAAGAAGGAAACCAAGAGCAATGGGTCAACCGCATCAAGCAAGACATCTCAGGCTTCAAGTATGAGATGTTCGAGGCCCTCTCAGGAATGGACTCTAAGATGCAAGACATGGAGACGAGGATAGCTAGCGGACCACCAGATACAACCGTCGGTACAGAGATGTTCCAAAAGATGCACGACTTCGTCAAGAAACCCCTTTCACGACCGGACAGTATGGAATCTGTCAAATCAGGGTGCGAGGAACTTTGTGCTGCCGCTTCTCAGGATTTGTTAGATTCTAGAAACTCACATCTTAACACATCACCAGTGTATGATACTGGCGAGTTGGAGGGACCTTCATCTAAGAACCGATACAAGCCCAAGTCGCCATCATTACCAGCCAATATTGCCTCGTACATGTACCCCCCAGAGTGGGAGAAGTATGAACCTATTCGCTTTATTGATGAGGATCCGGAAGTGCCACTATTGGGGAGTCCAAGAAACAGCATCAGCAGTAAAAAGAGGGGAAGCAGTAGGCGAAGACGAAGGCATAGTGCCACACATTTAAATCACATAGGAAGTGTTTCACGCAATAATAAAGACGTTGTTGAAAACATGCTGGAAAGCGCCACCAAGGTCTGA